The window ATAACTTTATTTTTCTGTACTGAGGTATCAGCCAATGCCTCAGCGGAAGATGTACATGAAATGGCTGATATCTGTATGCAAGCCAACCGGCTCTTAAAAGATTATGCCCTCGTCGGCATGGGGGTTCAATATCAAGACCCGGCTAAAGATCTGAAAGATAACCTGGAGCTTATGGAGAAAGAGATCAAGGATCTTGAGGGACATAAGCAGAGTGAAAAATTGTCCTCCGAGATTGTTGGAATCGAAAAATCCTGGCATGCTATCAAACCGGAGTTTGAAAAAACACCGGAAAAGACAAAAATGCTTGATCTTCGAAAGATGGTCGAGAAATTCACAGCACGTTGCGAGGAAGTGGCGGAAGATATCGCTCAGGACACTGGCATCAAAGGTGAGCATAATGTGATTCTTGTGGCCGCACTGGGCATGGAGTCCCAGCGCCTTGCAGCCCTTTACCTGATGAAAGCATGGGGAACTGCTGACCCTGATTACGAAACAGAGTTGAAGCAGGTTGTCGATCAAACAGAAAAAATCTACAAGGAACTTCTTGAAGCTGACGAAAAACTTGTTTCAAAGGAAATCAAAGACAACCTGAAAGGCGTTGAAAAGGAATTCATCAGCTTCAGTGTTATGGCAAAAAGTGACTCAGGTCGCTTTATGCCCTCGGCAGCAGCGAAAATGGCAAACAAGATATTCGCAGAACTTCGTTCCATTCTGGATAAAGAGGAAAAACTGGTTGAAGGCATGGTATCTGGCTATTTCACACCTGTTGCTGATGAAAAAACAGCAGGCGAAATCTTTAGAGTAATCACCGGAATTATACATGTAAATGGAGGAATCAAATCATGAAATTGACCATCAAGAAGACACTGAAGTATGTAGCAGCTGGTATCGTCTGCGCATTATATGTTAGCCCGGTATTTGCTGCGGACACGAACCATGACCTGCTGACTGTAGAGTCCGCTGAAAATGTCAGATTTTCCAGTCAGGAGATAGCCAAAGCGTATTTTTATAAGCAACAGGCGGTTCGGTCGGACCGAGCAAGCGAGGATTTGAAAACAAGTCTTGCCCGTTTGAAGAAAGATCTGATTATCATTAAGGACGGGCTGAAAGAGAGCAACAAGGAAGAACAAAATATTGTTGTCTATCTTGAATATACCCTGGAAGAGCTCTTCGGCCTTGTCGATGCTCCCTACAGCAAAGATAACGGGGCATTGATGATTGATTACAGCGAGTCCCTGCTGGAAGGTGCGGAGTTGGTTGCCAAGCAGCATATGCATAAACAGAATAGCGAAGAAGGTATGCTCGTTGCAACAGAGGAACTGCTTTTTCTTCTGGAAAGAATTAACAAATTTTACATTGCCTATCAGGCAGGTTTTGATGACTATAATAATGTGGTGCAGTTGAAACGGGCTGTGCAGGATTTTGAAGTTACCTTGGCTCAAGTCAACACATATACTAAATATGCGGATGGCACCTTAGAGAGCCGAAATAAAATTAACGAATTCTGGCCGGTAGCCAAAGAATTCTTTATTGATGTCGAAAAAGGCGCCTTGCCCGTGATTGTTCTGGCCTCCGTTGAAAAACTGGAAAAAGAACTCAAGGTATTGGAGGATTTTCACCACAACAATGCGATTTAAGCCCACAACTTAAGCATAAGCAAAAAGCTGCTCTCTGACTTACATCCTTCTTCTCCGACAAGAAGGAAATCAATAAGCCCTATCGGCCAAGGCCGGTAGGGCTTTACTTGTCTCAGGATCAGAACAATGACGCTCATACCATTTCCATGAATATTGTCCTCTGTCTCGACTCCAATCTTCTCGGATAGGCTTGAGAAGATGCATGAAATATGATTTGCTGGAAGGTATAGGGCAAAACTTAGCGGAAGTGGTACAAGGATCCTTTATCCTTTTTGCCGTAGTTCTTTCATGATACTCAGTCCGATCTTAAAATTTGGTTCCTCTTCCCGTTTTACACTGGCATAGAAATCACATTTCTGACAATCTCCACTGAACTTCTCCATATAAGATCCCTGGGCAACAGCGCCCTTACACAAAGTTCCAGCGATTACCCAGCAACAACGGCCTGCATTCACTCCCTCATGAATTCCATCTGCCCTTCCCTCTTCAGCAGCTGGACACACGCCAAACTCATCCGCGCGTATTCCATTGACCTCGCGCCCGCACTTTTTTGCTTCCCAACAATTTTGCTTTTTCATATTACTGACCTTCCTTTTTTTTACAGTTAGCTCATTTTAAACAAAAAAAACCGATCCCAAAAGGGGTCGGTTTTTCTAAATCAGAATAGAATTCCGCGACGTTGCCGTACCCGGTATGAAAGGTATTCTATAATGAATATCTTTCTGATGCAAACATTTCTCAATATAGAATTACTTCTTTAAAGGTGATAATGTATCAACAACCGTGAACTTTATATCCTTATCCGTTCTATCGATCTTTGTCAGATAAATTGAATCCATACCTCGATGATCGTCTTTGCCAAAAGAAAGAGTAATCCCCCCAGCATCATATTTTGACATAGACTCTATAGCTTCCTTTAAGCTTGCTGGAGTTACATCTCCTTGCACGTTTTGTAAAGCATGATGAAAAACTTTGGCACTCAGGTAGCCCTCCAAGCTGGCAAAACCATACTCTGTTGAGCCCATATCATTCTGATATTGCTTTACCAAGGGGAGAGAACTATCCCAGGGGTCAGGAACCACCTGACTTACATAAACGTTCTCAGTGTCACGTAAACGGTGAGCTAGGGAGGCTGAACCAACAAAGGAAATATTGAGCATAGGCACGTTAAAGCCTATTTTATGCCATTGATTAATAGCAACAGCACTAGGCCGACTTGCACCAATAAGAATCACTGCATCAACAGCTTGGCCCCTGATTTGACGCACAGCCTCACCAACAGAAACTGTATTTCGCCGGTAATTCGGTACGTTCTTCCAGAACTTATTCCATTCATCCATAGAGCTTTCCTCTCCAGGTACTTTAGGTACTGGGGGAAGAATATTAATCCCATCAATATTCTTTTGGGCCAGCACAGCAGCACGAACTCCGGCGATACCAAAGGCATCGCGCTGAACAAAAAGCCCGATCCGGCTAATTCCCAAATCCTCTTTCAGGTGCCGAATCATGTTTTCAATTTCAGTATCGTAGCTTGTTCTGACAACAAAGGAATAAGGATTCTTTTTAGAATCACTTAGAAATGTTGCCCCTGTAAAGGGAGCAAAAAACAATACGTTATTCTTCATCGCTAAAGGAAGTGCCACCTTAGATGTCGGGGTGCCCAGATAGCCGAACAGGACATCAACCCCATCCTGTAAAAAGTTCTCCGTGTTCTCTTCGCAACGTGTAGGTTCATACCCGTCATCTTTCACATGCAGCTCGACATCGCCAGCGGCATGTGCTGTAAAGTAGGCCATTGCCCCTTTATTCATTTCCCGTCCAAGCAATGCAGTGGATCCTGTTAATGCGCAGGATTGGCCGAGCTTCACAGCTGCCTCACTTTGTCCGGGTAAAGCTGTAGCGAGACAGAGACAGCAGCCCCACAGAATATTCCATCTGTTTTTCTTCATTCTTTCAACCCTTTCAGTTATTCGATTATCACTTTTTTGCGTGGACTTTATGTTCCTCAATAGTCCTGCAAAACTCAAGCATCATGAG is drawn from Candidatus Electrothrix aestuarii and contains these coding sequences:
- a CDS encoding two-CW domain-containing protein, producing the protein MKKQNCWEAKKCGREVNGIRADEFGVCPAAEEGRADGIHEGVNAGRCCWVIAGTLCKGAVAQGSYMEKFSGDCQKCDFYASVKREEEPNFKIGLSIMKELRQKG
- a CDS encoding ABC transporter substrate-binding protein, translated to MKKNRWNILWGCCLCLATALPGQSEAAVKLGQSCALTGSTALLGREMNKGAMAYFTAHAAGDVELHVKDDGYEPTRCEENTENFLQDGVDVLFGYLGTPTSKVALPLAMKNNVLFFAPFTGATFLSDSKKNPYSFVVRTSYDTEIENMIRHLKEDLGISRIGLFVQRDAFGIAGVRAAVLAQKNIDGINILPPVPKVPGEESSMDEWNKFWKNVPNYRRNTVSVGEAVRQIRGQAVDAVILIGASRPSAVAINQWHKIGFNVPMLNISFVGSASLAHRLRDTENVYVSQVVPDPWDSSLPLVKQYQNDMGSTEYGFASLEGYLSAKVFHHALQNVQGDVTPASLKEAIESMSKYDAGGITLSFGKDDHRGMDSIYLTKIDRTDKDIKFTVVDTLSPLKK